A segment of the Candida albicans SC5314 chromosome 2, complete sequence genome:
GAAAGGTGATGATTATCAATTAGGAATCAAACCTTCtacatttaaaaatttgattggtGAAAACCATCCAGAATTTAAAACTCAACGACAACAAGATGCATTTGAGTTTTTGTTATATTTTCTTGACAAAGTGGATAATGAATTGGGATTGAAACTTAATGAGGAGCTAAAATTCTTACTTGGTACTAAAGTTGTCTGTGCCAATTGTTCTCATGGCACTTTGTCAAATGATTTAGTGGACAATATTTCTGTGCCATTGGAAGCAGAAGTAATTGggaaagatgaagatggcAAAAAAGCTTATAAAGAAGTTGAATTGATCGATAGCTTCAAAAAGTATACCACCAAGGAAGATATCGAAGGATACAAGTGTGAAAATTGTCATCAACAACCTGGTTTAGCAATTAAACTGACAGGGTTCAAGACTTTCCCATCAACTTTAATTGTCAATGTTCAAAGAATTCAATTAGAAAATTGGGCTCCAGTCAAAGTTGATGTACCAATTACAATACCATATAATTTGGATCTATCTGAATTTAAAGCTCCTGTGTTTGAAACTGGGGAAATTGAATCTGAACAAATACAACCAGAGTCGGACAATAATAAGTTTGTTCCCAATGAAGAAGCAATGACAACCTTATTAAGTATGGGTTTCCCAGAACCAAGATGTATTAAAAGTTTATATCATACTGGTAATAGTAATGCCGAGGATGCTATGAATTGGATTTTTGCCCATATGGACGATGCCGATATAGATGATCCATTCAATCCAAATGATTCTCATGGTGGTGCctctactactactactgatGATTCCGGTCCTTCACAAGATTTGATAGACAATGTAGCTGCTATGGGATTTTCTACACAATTGGCAAAGAAAGCGTTGGTATTGaacaataatgatataAGTGCTGCTGTTGAATGGTTATTTGCTAATCCAGACGATGATGGAATTCTTGAAGACAACAACCAGAGTGGTCCAGTTGTCAATGTTAAGCAAGAAAAATCAGAGTTAATAACAAGATTAAATGCAGATACTCAATCAAATGGTAAATACGAGTTACAATCAGTTATATGTCACAAGGGTACATCCCCACATACTGGTCATTATGTtgtttttatcaaaaaacttattgataatgaatacAAATGGGTATTGTTTAATGACGAAAAAGTTGTGGTTTGTGATGATGCCAATTTACAAGATATAAAGAATAATGCTTATGTCTATGTATTTAGAAAGGTAGAGTAGATAAAAAGattgaaatttatatttcaCAAATATACAAGATAAAGAATCATTACTGGAAACGTGgtgaataataatactttcGTGTAATTGAGATATTAGAAGCATTGTGAGATGAACATTTCTATTGTTGGTGAAACGAATAACCTTACGCCGTGTATCTAGTtcttatcaaaaaaaagattaaaGAATAAGCAGAATGCGTTAGTGAAATGTTGTGAGTAATTAAGACGGGGATAACGACGACAGACGGAGGTATGTTGACCACATGAgctaaaatcaatttaagGGCACGGCAAGAGAAGGAGGAAGAGGAAGTACTCACCAACTCAcccaattgaaatttgtaGATTAATTATTAGTCATTAGTACACACACTACAAACTATAAACTATAGGCACGCACTCCCTAATGACTAACAATTTTACAGTTTTTGTGTCATTGACTaattcttctaattttttttttttcagtttaaATATCCCGAacaattttccaaatttttcatgtctgtttttcctttttcttttctaattCCTTTCTAGATATCTTGTATATATACTCAATCCTCATAGATATATTCCTCATAGATATATTCctcatatatatattaattcATTACATTAACACACAATGTTTATTACAAACGAACACGTTGGTGACAGAAGTCGTATGGAAGATTGGAGAAGTATGTAAAGAGTTATTTATAATGAAACCTTTTACCCAACACTACTCGGGAAGGTTTATCACAcatttatataattattacaagatactaacaacaatcatttattttacTAGTCCGTGGTTACGATCCATTAACTCCTCCAGATCTTTTACAACATGAATACCCATTAACTCCTGAATCACAGAAGATTATCGTTGAAGGTAGAAATGCTGCTTGTGATATTTTGAACGGCAAAGACGATAGAttgattattgttattggaCCTTGTTCGATTCATGATCCTCAAGCTGCCTTGGATTACTGTGAAAGATTATATCAAGCTTCTGAAAAACACAAGGGtgaattattgattgttatGAGAGCATACTTGGAAAAACCAAGAACCACAGTTGGTTGGAAAGGTTTAATTAACGACCCAGATATCGATGGTACCTTCCATATAAATAAGGGGTTGAGAATTGCCAGAAAGTTGTTTGTTCAATTAACTTCAAAATTACCAATTGCTGGTGAAATGTTGGATACAATCTCACCTCAATTTTTATCTGATTTATTCTCAGTGGGGGCTATTGGTGCAAGAACCACCGAATCGCAGTTGCACAGAGAGTTGGCATCTGGATTATCATTCCCAGTTGGATTCAAAAACGGTACCGATGGTACTTTGGGTGTTGCCATTGACGCTTTAAGAGCTGCTTCTCATCCACATCATTTCCTTTCAGTCACAAAACCTGGTGTTGTCGCAATTGTTGGGACTGATGGGAACCAAGACTGTTTTGTTATATTAAGAGGTGGTAAGAAGGGTACAAACTATGATGCCAAATCCGTACAAGAAACACAAGAagaattaatcaaatcaaaagttGTTACCGAAAGTAAGCCTGGTCCAAGAATTATGGTTGATTGTTCTCATGGTAATTCTAATAAAGATCATAGAAATCAACCGAAAGTTGCCCAAGTTGTTGCTGAACAAGTGGCCGGTGGTGATAAATCCATATGTGGATTAATGATTGAGAGTAATATAAATGATGGAAGACAAGATGTTCCACCAAAGGAACAAGGTGGTAAAGATGCTTTGAAATACGGTGTTTCTATTACCGATGCTTGTATTGGTTGGGAAACCACAGAAGAAGTTTTGGAGGTTTTAGCCAATGCTGTCAAAACTAGAAGATCTTTATAGTTGATTATGTAATcctatttttattaatttcaacaaacaatgatattaaataattataaaagTAGAAAGATAGTGAGATGTTGTACCACGGTCTATTCAATCTAAGCCTGGGATGTTGAACTCATGATCTGGTAGTTAGTTTAAGCCTAATACCGCGTTGTGCGTAGTTTCATATTTCTTACTCCCTTTCGCTCTCATTCCTTCCTTCCCTCGGTTTACccaatttctatttttatctcttgataatttttttttcgaatTGGCAACAACATTATAATTGTCAATTCAATACTTCAACAAATAGATTTGAACATTCAACATTTGATTATTAACTGTTTCgtcaacaaaaacaagtCAGTGATAGTATTGACTCTAAGGAAATTACAAGTGTGATTTAAAAATACGTTTAGATTCACAGGATCCAAAAGCTTAGCTTAAGTCAATGAGATCATTTATCAAATCCCATAGAAAGACTGATTCAACTGTATCCAGCACTTTGGAAAGTCCACTACTAGAAAATAATCATGCCACCTCCACTCACGGTCATTCAAACTCGGCTACTTTGATTTCACCTCCAGATGATTATCATCCTCCAGTATCATACAGTAATCGttcttcaacaacaccGATTCCTTCCCCGAAAATACAACAGCATCCTCAATTTACACCACCACAAGCAAACCACTCGAATTCTTCCAGCATTAGTTCACcaaagaaattattaactCCTATTAAGAATTTATTTGCATCATCTTCACATTCCAAATCTACCGTGGCCACGCCTAGTTCAAGTGAGAATTTGAGTAATTGCATAAACGGGATATCTCCAAAAGAGTCGAAAGTGAAATTCTTGAAACataaaagaagagaaagtCATATTTCCATAACCAATGAGTTGACGAAACTACCGAAGGAACCGTTGAATAGTTTATATGATAATAAGACCTACACCAAGCTAACCTCTTTTGAACACACCAAAACGAAATCATCCAAGCATAGGTCATCCACAATCGAAACAAGTAAACAGAACTCCCAATCAAATGAGAGACGACCCAGTTCAACCACATCGGAAAGCAACAATAGAAGTGAACACTTTGCTGATTCGAATCAGAGAAAATCGTTACTCGATCCATCAACTACAACTTCGGGGTTGGGACCTCCCATATCATTGTCACAAACCCCGTCATATGCATCTAGTAATACATCAATTGCAGAAAGTGAAAGTAAGTTCAATACTAAAACTGTTTTGTTGGATGAAATACCACTACTGGAAAATGATAAAAccacaaaaaagaaacaaactTCTGAACGAAtggttgattttgaatttccaAGTAAGGAAATATATGAAACACAGAACAAAAAAGAGCAACACCAACAGAGTTTTTATGACCAGGATGAAGACAATAAGGACGACGACgacaatgatgatgatgatgatgacgataaTTCATCtcaattttcatttgtgCACGATATGAAGGGTGGAAGAAACACTTCTGTTAAATACtacaaaactaaaaattctaaaaacactaataatgatgaaggGTTACTGAATACATTCAACGAGCTTGATTTGGGGTATGAAGTAGATGAGTTTTCTGATTACGATTATGAAAATAATGGGGGTGATTTGGATGATGAATACGATGATTTTGGCGgatttgaagaagatgatgaagatgaaaactACAACAAGTATTTTGGTAGTGATTTGGAAGATACgaatgatgatgaaggaATTTTTCATAGAAGTTCTGTTGATAATCAAAGTCCTGAACGGAATGTGATTACTCCTGATTTAGAAAACAAAACTGCACCAGAACTGACTAACACCCGTGAAAAACTTGGTGAATCTTTGCTTCCTATCGATAGTGACCGTCCaaataaaagaaacaagTTTAATGGATCTTTTCATTTATCGATTGTTGGTCCCAAAACCCAATCACCAAAGCCCAGTCCAACGAAATCAGgttttgaagaagatattTTAGAAAACTATCTTGATAAAAGTGATAGATCTTCAACAAACTCAGACGATAGCTCATTAGATCAAGGTGATTTTGATACTTGTAATTTTGAGTTGTTTGCCTTAAATAGTCCGATTATAAATGGTTTGACAATTGGTAACAATTTACGTCATCGAGGTGGTCGTGATAGAGATTTTATCAACACAAATCGATTGATCATCCACAGGAAACCTATTGATTTTTATGATGACAACTCAAACGTTTCTGGGTTTcatttaaacaataaagagagatcaaaattatatttGCATGCATTTCATggatcaattgatgatggATTTAATAAGGCAGTGGATGAAAAAGTTAAACAGTTTGATGAGTTCACTACAAAATTAACAAATACATCGGAACACATTAAGGAGAATATTGGATTAGGGATTACCACGGCAACAGAAGCCAACCAGGAGAAACTGAGACTGGCATATGCTGGAAGTATATCTACGAATGATTCAGCGACAAGTAGATTGACTGCTCCAACTAGTGATATGGTTAGTAGCAGCACTGAAACCTCTACAATTCCTATAAATAACGCCTCAAAGCTGAATATTGCCGATACTGCTTCTTTCCGACAATCAGTTAATGATATGATGGCATTATTAGGTAGCTTGGAAAGTAAACAAGCAAAAGCTGAAGATGAAAACTTCCTCAAAAAAGctaataatagtaatactCAGCGAAACTCGATTATTGATATGATGGGTATTCTTGGGAAATTAGAGGATGATATAAATAAGCAGACTGGATCTACCGAGAAAGCTAAACTGGAGGTTCGAAATTCTATAGTAGGGATGATGGATTTGTTGGCCAATTTAGAATCGAAAGAGCTGAACACAGGAGCTGGTAAAACCAACGCCAACAATAAAGAAGaatccaaaaaattgaGGTCCTCGGTTGCTGGTATGATGGATCTATTAGCAAATTTGGAGAATACTACCACAACAAACGATAAACCTAAACAAAGCAATCGGAAATCAGTAGTTGATATGATGTCAACTTTATCGGCTTTGCAAGAACCACCTgtaattgaaaacaatgCAAACCTGAATATGCAAGCCAACACAGCAAAATCATTAGAACATGAACCAAAACGAAAGGCATCATTCAAAAGATATTCATGGTTTAATAGCCAAGAAAGTTTATCAATCAAAGGTAAACTGCAGGTGAAAGAGTGTGACCCAACAGATGACAATGATAAATATAACACATCATTAGATCAAGATTTATTAGatgaaatcaatcaaattcctgatgattttgattttgatcaGAAACCACCAGaaactgaaaaatataaacgGTTATCACAAGAACGTAGTGGGTTTTATCGATCTAATTCATATAATAGAAAACCGAAAAAAACTGTcatatcaaatcaatttttatcaaataaaattgaaacattaAATAAAACCGTCACATTTTATAAAAGCTCATCACCTTCCTCGTCGATTTTTGATTCTAGAAGTCGCAGTGTAAGTAGAGGTCCTTCTACACGGTCTATGAACTCATTTGCTTCTGTAAGTGAAGAAGTGAATGAAGAGGATGAAAATTTAGAGGAAAATGAAGGTGGTGGAGATGAAAATTATAgtgaattgattaaagaaGTGAATGGTGATACTAATTTCCGGTTTCAGGTCACCCCGAGCTCGTATAGCTCCAAAGATTTAAGGACAATTAAAGAAGTTACAAACAGTCCAAACCCAAATAAATAGGAAAAGTAATTGAATGAtgaacaattttttgaacATAAATTTTGTTAATGTCGAAACTGTAGAGAATTTACAGCAAAGTTTTTTGAggaaattaaaataaatgctgatattaaatataaaaacaCAATGTATACacaaaataattatatttccTTCTGACTAGTTCTTCTTTGTTGCATAAATGTATTAAAATCATATTGATCATTTGAAGcataatcaaaataatgaGACTCTAATGCTGGCATGCTTTTATGTCTTAATTgtgattgttttttttggatatTGTCATTAGTGATTTTGGAATTACTAGT
Coding sequences within it:
- the ARO3 gene encoding 3-deoxy-7-phosphoheptulonate synthase (3-deoxy-D-arabinoheptulosonate-7-phosphate synthase; aromatic amino acid synthesis; GCN-regulated; feedback-inhibited by phe if expressed in S. cerevisiae; decreased in stationary phase; flow model biofilm repressed) — encoded protein: MFITNEHVGDRSRMEDWRIRGYDPLTPPDLLQHEYPLTPESQKIIVEGRNAACDILNGKDDRLIIVIGPCSIHDPQAALDYCERLYQASEKHKGELLIVMRAYLEKPRTTVGWKGLINDPDIDGTFHINKGLRIARKLFVQLTSKLPIAGEMLDTISPQFLSDLFSVGAIGARTTESQLHRELASGLSFPVGFKNGTDGTLGVAIDALRAASHPHHFLSVTKPGVVAIVGTDGNQDCFVILRGGKKGTNYDAKSVQETQEELIKSKVVTESKPGPRIMVDCSHGNSNKDHRNQPKVAQVVAEQVAGGDKSICGLMIESNINDGRQDVPPKEQGGKDALKYGVSITDACIGWETTEEVLEVLANAVKTRRSL
- a CDS encoding ubiquitin-specific protease (Ortholog(s) have ubiquitin-specific protease activity, role in negative regulation of gluconeogenesis, proteasome-mediated ubiquitin-dependent protein catabolic process, protein deubiquitination and nucleoplasm localization) → MTLELPSDIPSTIPANTKIYKDDCMYSFDTPENNLLGLDIDLKTYRAYSRNKDFNYTKQNYDKTGNYLYLNIKKTLKPQEERNKLLYDDNGEKSPKIQKLEIKNVSDDDYYNTEISIYDIKDDKSYSRDELSDEFNNLIDLILSANSSATEDEIKQWEQEIVPCPHSIDVEQFETDNLDLTKCSQCDLRENLWICLHCGALGCGRQQYGSTLKGNGHALAHYELAQHPVAIKLGSLSADSESCDAYCYQCNDEVKVPHLAEKLHKFGIDLNTAVKTEKSLIELNIDQNLNWEFKLDGVNGERLESVYGKGLTGLQNLGNSCYINSVLQALYTLNGYQEYFKDKKFPDINNPAIDLTSQLIKLYDGLQSGRYSVPGSLKGDDYQLGIKPSTFKNLIGENHPEFKTQRQQDAFEFLLYFLDKVDNELGLKLNEELKFLLGTKVVCANCSHGTLSNDLVDNISVPLEAEVIGKDEDGKKAYKEVELIDSFKKYTTKEDIEGYKCENCHQQPGLAIKSTGFKTFPSTLIVNVQRIQLENWAPVKVDVPITIPYNLDLSEFKAPVFETGEIESEQIQPESDNNKFVPNEEAMTTLLSMGFPEPRCIKSLYHTGNSNAEDAMNWIFAHMDDADIDDPFNPNDSHGGASTTTTDDSGPSQDLIDNVAAMGFSTQLAKKALVLNNNDISAAVEWLFANPDDDGILEDNNQSGPVVNVKQEKSELITRLNADTQSNGKYELQSVICHKGTSPHTGHYVVFIKKLIDNEYKWVLFNDEKVVVCDDANLQDIKNNAYVYVFRKVE
- a CDS encoding uncharacterized protein (Protein of unknown function; Hap43-repressed gene), with the translated sequence MRSFIKSHRKTDSTVSSTLESPLLENNHATSTHGHSNSATLISPPDDYHPPVSYSNRSSTTPIPSPKIQQHPQFTPPQANHSNSSSISSPKKLLTPIKNLFASSSHSKSTVATPSSSENLSNCINGISPKESKVKFLKHKRRESHISITNELTKLPKEPLNSLYDNKTYTKLTSFEHTKTKSSKHRSSTIETSKQNSQSNERRPSSTTSESNNRSEHFADSNQRKSLLDPSTTTSGLGPPISLSQTPSYASSNTSIAESESKFNTKTVLLDEIPLSENDKTTKKKQTSERMVDFEFPSKEIYETQNKKEQHQQSFYDQDEDNKDDDDNDDDDDDDNSSQFSFVHDMKGGRNTSVKYYKTKNSKNTNNDEGLSNTFNELDLGYEVDEFSDYDYENNGGDLDDEYDDFGGFEEDDEDENYNKYFGSDLEDTNDDEGIFHRSSVDNQSPERNVITPDLENKTAPESTNTREKLGESLLPIDSDRPNKRNKFNGSFHLSIVGPKTQSPKPSPTKSGFEEDILENYLDKSDRSSTNSDDSSLDQGDFDTCNFELFALNSPIINGLTIGNNLRHRGGRDRDFINTNRLIIHRKPIDFYDDNSNVSGFHLNNKERSKLYLHAFHGSIDDGFNKAVDEKVKQFDEFTTKLTNTSEHIKENIGLGITTATEANQEKSRSAYAGSISTNDSATSRLTAPTSDMVSSSTETSTIPINNASKSNIADTASFRQSVNDMMALLGSLESKQAKAEDENFLKKANNSNTQRNSIIDMMGILGKLEDDINKQTGSTEKAKSEVRNSIVGMMDLLANLESKESNTGAGKTNANNKEESKKLRSSVAGMMDLLANLENTTTTNDKPKQSNRKSVVDMMSTLSALQEPPVIENNANSNMQANTAKSLEHEPKRKASFKRYSWFNSQESLSIKGKSQVKECDPTDDNDKYNTSLDQDLLDEINQIPDDFDFDQKPPETEKYKRLSQERSGFYRSNSYNRKPKKTVISNQFLSNKIETLNKTVTFYKSSSPSSSIFDSRSRSVSRGPSTRSMNSFASVSEEVNEEDENLEENEGGGDENYSELIKEVNGDTNFRFQVTPSSYSSKDLRTIKEVTNSPNPNK